In a single window of the Leisingera daeponensis DSM 23529 genome:
- a CDS encoding 2'-deoxycytidine 5'-triphosphate deaminase codes for MTGVLPSQTIENMLENGAITVSSPLVEGQVQPASLDLRLGNVAYRVRASFLAGQGRSVSDRLTEFEMHRISLDGGAVLEKGCVYVVPLMEGLALPQDVSAVANAKSSTGRLDLLTRTITDGGEEFDRIKPGYQGPLYAEICPRSFSVLVRPGMRLNQIRFRRGQAVLSDAELKMLHACTPLVDGEAMIEDGLGFSVDLKLPGTDLVGYRAKPHTGVIDLDRIGEYDPQEYWEEVRTKDGRIILDPGAFYILVSREAVHIPPAFAAEMAPYLAMVGEFRVHYAGFFDPGFGHDAAGGAGSRGVLEVRCHEAPFVLEHGQVVGRLVYEKMAEVPEQLYGAGIASNYQGQGLKLSKHFRNP; via the coding sequence ATGACAGGCGTTTTGCCCAGCCAAACCATTGAAAACATGCTGGAGAACGGCGCGATCACCGTCAGCAGCCCGCTGGTGGAGGGTCAGGTGCAGCCTGCCAGCCTCGACCTGCGGCTGGGCAATGTCGCCTACCGGGTGCGCGCATCTTTTCTGGCGGGCCAGGGCCGCAGCGTCTCCGACCGTCTGACGGAATTCGAGATGCACCGCATCAGCCTCGACGGCGGCGCGGTGCTGGAAAAGGGTTGCGTCTATGTGGTGCCCTTGATGGAAGGTCTGGCGCTGCCGCAGGATGTTTCCGCGGTGGCCAATGCCAAAAGCTCCACCGGGCGGCTCGACCTTCTGACCCGCACCATCACCGATGGCGGCGAGGAGTTCGACCGGATCAAGCCCGGCTACCAGGGGCCGCTTTACGCGGAGATCTGCCCGCGCTCGTTCTCGGTTCTGGTGCGGCCGGGCATGCGGCTGAACCAGATCCGCTTCCGCCGCGGCCAGGCGGTGCTGTCGGATGCGGAACTGAAGATGCTGCACGCGTGCACGCCGCTGGTCGATGGCGAGGCGATGATCGAGGATGGTTTGGGCTTTTCCGTCGATCTGAAACTGCCGGGCACCGATCTGGTCGGCTACCGCGCCAAACCGCATACCGGGGTGATCGACCTGGACCGGATCGGCGAATACGACCCGCAGGAATACTGGGAGGAGGTGCGCACCAAGGATGGCCGCATCATCCTGGATCCCGGCGCGTTCTATATCCTGGTGAGCCGCGAAGCGGTGCATATCCCGCCCGCCTTTGCCGCCGAGATGGCGCCTTATCTGGCGATGGTGGGCGAGTTCCGGGTGCATTACGCGGGCTTCTTCGATCCCGGATTCGGCCATGACGCGGCGGGCGGTGCCGGATCGCGCGGGGTGCTGGAAGTGCGCTGCCACGAGGCGCCGTTTGTGCTGGAGCACGGCCAGGTGGTGGGCCGTCTGGTCTATGAGAAGATGGCCGAGGTGCCGGAGCAGCTTTATGGTGCCGGCATAGCGTCGAACTACCAGGGCCAGGGGCTGAAGCTGTCCAAGCATTTCCGCAACCCTTGA
- a CDS encoding YciI family protein, with protein sequence MARWTVTFTDKPEMDKVRSDRKRREAHIAFVRSRPELQIGGALAMRPMQDFPGAIWNVEAETRQDVERLILQDPYYVASLRRYTITEWGTASAVQNILS encoded by the coding sequence ATGGCACGCTGGACCGTCACCTTCACGGACAAGCCGGAAATGGACAAAGTGCGCAGCGACAGGAAGCGGCGCGAGGCGCATATCGCCTTTGTGCGGTCGCGGCCCGAACTGCAGATCGGCGGCGCGCTGGCGATGCGGCCGATGCAGGACTTTCCCGGAGCGATCTGGAACGTGGAGGCCGAAACCCGCCAGGATGTGGAGCGGCTGATCCTGCAGGACCCGTATTATGTCGCCTCCCTGCGCCGCTACACGATCACGGAATGGGGCACCGCCTCAGCCGTGCAGAACATCCTGTCCTGA
- the argS gene encoding arginine--tRNA ligase has product MNLFTDIRSLVIDSLTAMTGEGALPEGLDFANVAVEPPRDAAHGDMATNAAMVLAKPAKMKPRDIAEALAAKLAADERITSAEVAGPGFLNLRLAPGIWQGVLKSVLDAGTDFGRSGIGAGKRVNVEYVSANPTGPLHVGHTRGAVFGDALAALLAYAGYDVTREYYINDGGGQVDVLARSVYLRYLEAHGQDIAFADGTYPGDYLVPVGQALKDKAGDAYLDQPEEVWLAEVREFATDAMMALIREDLAQLGIEMDVFYSEKSLYGTGKIEAALKALESKGLIYQGVLEPPKGKKPDDWEPREQTLFKSTDHGDDVDRAVKKSDGTWTYFAPDIAYHYDKVERGFDELIDVFGADHGGYVKRMKAAVSALSDGKVPLDIKLCQLVKLYKDGQEFKMSKRAGTFVTLRDVVDAVGPDVTRFMLLTRKNDQGFDFDLDKALEQSKDNPVFYVQYANARICSTLRKAEEQGIAADDAALNAADLSLVSDPAQLAVAKKLAEWPRLVEVAARTHEPHRVAFYLYDLASELHGLYHMGKSQEGLRFVNESSQSATHANLALAKAVSVVISAGLGILGVKPAEEMR; this is encoded by the coding sequence ATGAACCTCTTTACCGATATCCGCTCGCTCGTGATCGACAGCCTGACCGCCATGACCGGCGAGGGCGCGCTGCCCGAGGGGCTCGATTTTGCCAATGTCGCGGTGGAGCCGCCGCGCGACGCCGCCCATGGCGACATGGCGACCAATGCGGCGATGGTGCTGGCCAAGCCCGCAAAGATGAAGCCGCGCGACATCGCCGAGGCGCTGGCCGCCAAGCTGGCAGCGGACGAGCGGATCACCAGCGCCGAGGTCGCAGGCCCCGGCTTCCTGAACCTGCGGCTGGCGCCGGGCATCTGGCAAGGGGTGCTGAAATCGGTCCTGGACGCAGGCACGGATTTCGGCCGCTCCGGCATCGGCGCGGGCAAGCGCGTGAACGTGGAATATGTCTCCGCCAACCCGACCGGTCCGCTGCACGTGGGCCATACCCGCGGCGCGGTGTTCGGCGATGCGCTGGCGGCACTGCTGGCCTATGCCGGCTATGACGTCACCCGCGAGTATTACATCAACGACGGCGGCGGCCAGGTCGATGTTCTGGCGCGCTCTGTCTACCTGCGCTACCTGGAGGCGCACGGACAGGACATCGCCTTTGCCGACGGCACCTATCCCGGCGATTACCTGGTCCCGGTCGGCCAGGCGCTGAAGGACAAGGCGGGCGATGCCTATCTCGATCAGCCCGAAGAAGTCTGGCTGGCGGAGGTCCGTGAATTTGCCACCGATGCGATGATGGCGCTGATCCGCGAGGATCTGGCCCAGCTCGGCATCGAAATGGATGTGTTCTACTCCGAGAAATCCCTCTACGGCACCGGCAAGATCGAGGCCGCGCTGAAGGCGCTGGAGTCCAAGGGGCTGATCTATCAGGGGGTGCTGGAGCCGCCGAAGGGCAAGAAACCCGACGACTGGGAACCGCGCGAGCAGACCCTGTTCAAATCCACCGATCACGGCGACGACGTTGACCGGGCGGTGAAGAAATCGGACGGCACCTGGACCTATTTCGCGCCCGACATCGCCTATCACTACGACAAGGTGGAGCGCGGCTTTGACGAGCTGATCGACGTTTTCGGCGCCGATCACGGCGGTTATGTCAAACGGATGAAGGCTGCAGTATCGGCGCTCTCCGATGGCAAGGTGCCGCTGGATATCAAGCTGTGCCAGCTGGTGAAGCTGTATAAGGACGGCCAGGAATTCAAGATGTCCAAGCGGGCAGGGACCTTTGTCACCCTGCGCGATGTGGTCGATGCTGTCGGCCCGGACGTCACCCGCTTCATGCTGCTGACCCGCAAGAACGATCAGGGCTTCGATTTCGACCTCGACAAGGCGCTGGAGCAGTCCAAGGACAACCCGGTGTTCTACGTGCAATACGCCAACGCGCGGATCTGCTCGACCCTGCGCAAGGCAGAGGAGCAGGGGATTGCGGCGGATGATGCGGCGCTCAACGCCGCCGATCTCAGCCTGGTGTCCGACCCGGCGCAGCTGGCGGTGGCCAAGAAGCTGGCCGAATGGCCGCGCCTGGTGGAAGTCGCGGCCCGCACCCATGAGCCGCACCGGGTGGCCTTCTATCTCTACGATCTGGCCTCGGAGCTGCACGGGCTGTACCACATGGGAAAATCGCAAGAGGGTTTACGATTTGTTAACGAGAGCAGCCAATCGGCAACACATGCGAATTTGGCCCTGGCCAAAGCCGTTTCCGTTGTCATTTCGGCTGGTCTTGGTATTCTTGGCGTGAAACCGGCAGAAGAGATGCGATAA
- the scpB gene encoding SMC-Scp complex subunit ScpB — protein sequence MEDQIMDGQSQGAPVREDTDSLFDAPPMAEQERMVEAVLFASAEPVTLRDLESRMPHGCNPREAVEHLRKRYEGRGVRVVRLGDAWAIRTAPDLGFLMQKETTELRKLSRAAIETLAIVAYHQPVTRTEIEEIRGVSVSRGTIDQLMEMDWIRLGRRRMTPGRPVTFVVTPDFLDHFGLESARDLPGLKELRAAGLLENRPPPGSLPLGQSGDEDDEPEEQAELFEE from the coding sequence ATGGAAGACCAGATCATGGACGGTCAGAGCCAGGGCGCTCCCGTCCGCGAAGACACAGATTCGCTGTTCGACGCGCCGCCGATGGCGGAGCAGGAGCGGATGGTGGAAGCGGTGCTGTTTGCCAGCGCCGAACCTGTCACTCTGCGCGACCTCGAAAGCCGCATGCCGCATGGCTGCAACCCGCGCGAGGCGGTGGAGCATCTGCGCAAGCGCTATGAGGGCCGCGGCGTGCGGGTGGTGCGTCTGGGCGATGCCTGGGCGATCCGCACCGCACCGGACCTGGGTTTCCTGATGCAGAAGGAAACCACCGAGCTGCGCAAGCTCAGCCGTGCCGCGATCGAGACCCTGGCGATTGTCGCCTACCACCAGCCGGTGACCCGCACCGAGATCGAAGAGATCCGCGGTGTGTCGGTGTCGCGCGGCACCATCGACCAGCTGATGGAGATGGACTGGATCCGCCTCGGCCGCCGCCGGATGACACCGGGCCGCCCGGTGACATTCGTGGTGACGCCGGACTTCCTCGACCACTTCGGCCTGGAAAGCGCCCGCGACCTGCCGGGCCTGAAGGAGCTGCGCGCCGCGGGCCTGCTGGAAAACCGCCCGCCGCCGGGCAGCCTGCCGCTGGGCCAGAGCGGCGACGAGGACGACGAGCCGGAAGAACAGGCGGAACTGTTCGAGGAGTGA
- a CDS encoding DUF1353 domain-containing protein: MKNRKIRFVAALFLALPQPAFSQEFFGLFTEGPKGEFHSAEPWTVFKLGTDFHFDDPNGLRWTTPAGAEVNGASIPPAFWSFIGGPFTGRYLKASVIHDYYTQVQTRTAHDTHRNFYYGMRANGVEDWRAKLMYWAVRTFGPSWTVERSVVQSQECTEISGNLVCNSVSNVVTKTVPQAVANLEDPEQLTFALAKFAAVARTLKTSDGIVLDVTENGQVFASLSSIEANAESLSKHLSATTPLTKADLGLMASWEGLDLNNVPVWANNELPELKNVPTFEPVHDFVPIYERQRDLNAVAREFDFPADAFRFQRQDVPG; encoded by the coding sequence ATGAAGAATCGTAAGATACGTTTTGTAGCAGCCCTATTCCTGGCCCTGCCTCAACCTGCTTTTTCGCAGGAGTTCTTCGGTCTTTTTACCGAAGGGCCAAAGGGCGAGTTCCACAGCGCCGAGCCGTGGACCGTCTTCAAACTCGGAACAGACTTTCATTTCGATGACCCCAATGGCCTCAGGTGGACGACTCCAGCCGGCGCAGAAGTAAACGGCGCTTCTATCCCACCGGCATTCTGGTCCTTCATCGGCGGCCCGTTTACAGGCCGTTACCTGAAAGCCTCTGTCATTCACGACTACTATACCCAGGTACAAACGCGCACTGCCCACGATACTCATCGGAACTTCTACTACGGCATGCGCGCCAATGGTGTGGAGGACTGGCGCGCAAAACTCATGTACTGGGCAGTCAGGACGTTTGGACCTTCATGGACAGTTGAGCGCAGCGTAGTTCAGAGCCAGGAGTGCACAGAGATTTCGGGCAACCTTGTGTGCAACTCGGTTTCCAACGTCGTGACCAAGACGGTCCCTCAGGCTGTAGCCAATCTTGAAGATCCGGAACAGCTTACGTTTGCACTTGCCAAGTTCGCCGCAGTCGCGCGCACGCTCAAGACTTCCGATGGCATCGTGCTGGATGTAACCGAGAACGGTCAGGTGTTCGCCAGCCTATCCAGCATTGAGGCCAATGCCGAAAGTCTTAGCAAGCACCTTTCCGCTACTACCCCCCTAACTAAGGCCGATCTTGGGCTGATGGCAAGTTGGGAAGGACTGGATCTCAACAACGTCCCGGTCTGGGCAAACAATGAACTGCCGGAACTGAAAAACGTGCCCACTTTTGAACCCGTGCACGACTTTGTGCCGATCTATGAAAGGCAGCGTGACTTGAACGCTGTCGCGCGGGAATTCGACTTCCCAGCTGACGCATTCCGTTTCCAACGCCAGGACGTCCCGGGGTAG
- a CDS encoding SPOR domain-containing protein, protein MAYFAQAGQGHAYIQGGVQRQDTATGGAYGQQYSDQHYTGPGAEPAYGYEDPAYGYQPDGQSYDAQEYAAYAAPAGLRTRFSRTLSLLGAAASVALVAGVGVWGYKLVMRDVSGVPVVRAAEGPMREQPVNPGGSQADHQGLAVNAVAASGSAEAPADRLTLAPPAIRLTDDDKPLPQLAAETAPAELPAVPAEPVAAEAPGVSEDAVASFQNGDIDALVAELAREAETLSAAVPASAQAPAIVQPEPLQPGLAAAAPSPAVLNAPGVKHSLRPSARPARFSPAPAAAAPAAPAAAVEVDPATLPAGTRLAQLGAYESPEVARAEWDRIHARFADYLEGKQRVIQRAESGGRTFYRLRAMGFAGLSDARRFCSALVAGNADCIPVTTR, encoded by the coding sequence ATGGCGTATTTTGCGCAGGCGGGCCAGGGCCACGCCTATATTCAGGGCGGTGTTCAAAGGCAGGACACCGCAACTGGCGGGGCCTACGGGCAGCAGTACTCCGATCAGCATTACACCGGTCCGGGCGCGGAGCCGGCATACGGTTACGAGGATCCCGCCTACGGCTATCAGCCTGACGGACAGAGCTATGACGCGCAGGAATATGCCGCTTACGCCGCGCCTGCCGGGCTGCGGACGCGATTCTCCCGCACCCTCAGCCTGCTGGGCGCCGCCGCCTCCGTTGCGCTGGTCGCGGGGGTTGGCGTCTGGGGCTACAAGCTGGTGATGCGCGATGTCAGCGGCGTGCCGGTGGTGCGCGCGGCCGAGGGGCCGATGCGCGAACAGCCCGTGAATCCGGGCGGCTCCCAGGCGGATCACCAGGGGCTGGCGGTGAATGCGGTTGCCGCCAGCGGTAGCGCCGAGGCGCCGGCCGACCGTCTGACCCTGGCACCGCCCGCAATCCGGCTGACAGACGACGACAAGCCGCTGCCGCAGCTGGCCGCGGAAACCGCCCCGGCGGAGCTGCCGGCCGTTCCGGCAGAACCTGTGGCGGCTGAAGCCCCCGGTGTCAGCGAGGACGCGGTGGCCTCTTTCCAGAACGGCGACATCGACGCGCTGGTCGCAGAACTCGCCCGCGAGGCGGAAACGCTGTCGGCTGCGGTGCCCGCTTCGGCGCAGGCGCCCGCCATCGTGCAGCCGGAACCGCTGCAGCCAGGCTTGGCCGCGGCAGCGCCGTCTCCCGCCGTCCTGAATGCGCCCGGCGTCAAGCACTCGCTGCGGCCCTCCGCCCGGCCCGCACGGTTCAGCCCCGCACCGGCCGCAGCCGCACCGGCAGCCCCTGCCGCTGCCGTCGAAGTCGACCCGGCCACCCTCCCGGCCGGCACACGGCTGGCGCAGCTGGGCGCCTATGAAAGCCCGGAAGTCGCGCGCGCCGAATGGGACCGGATCCATGCCCGCTTTGCCGATTACCTGGAAGGCAAGCAGCGGGTGATCCAGCGCGCCGAAAGCGGCGGCCGCACCTTCTACCGCCTGCGGGCGATGGGCTTTGCCGGACTGTCGGATGCCCGCCGCTTCTGCTCGGCGCTGGTGGCTGGCAATGCCGACTGCATTCCGGTAACCACACGGTAA
- a CDS encoding segregation and condensation protein A, with protein MAEQTLFSDADRSVEERLAAEALIVDVDGFEGPLDLLLTLSRTQKVDLRKISVLELARQYLTFVEKAKELRIELAADYLVMAAWLAFLKSRLLLPPDPEEEGPSGEELAAHLAFQLERLQAMRDAAARLMGRDRLGRDFFGRGEEETVARIKTVTYTANLLDLMQAYARIRTKEDFRPFVMDRDSVFTMEEALDRMRHLLGFTGDWTDLISYLPDGWHSDPVKRRSATAATFAASLQLVKEGKAELRQSETFAPIQLRSLNEDS; from the coding sequence ATGGCTGAGCAGACACTCTTTTCAGACGCGGACAGATCGGTAGAGGAACGGCTGGCGGCCGAGGCCCTGATCGTGGACGTGGACGGATTCGAAGGCCCGCTGGACCTGCTCTTGACGCTGTCGCGCACCCAGAAGGTGGACCTGCGCAAGATCTCCGTGCTGGAGCTGGCGCGGCAGTATCTGACCTTCGTCGAGAAGGCCAAGGAGCTGCGGATCGAACTGGCGGCCGATTATCTGGTGATGGCGGCCTGGCTCGCCTTTCTGAAATCCCGCCTGTTGCTGCCGCCGGACCCGGAGGAAGAGGGGCCATCGGGCGAGGAACTGGCCGCCCACCTGGCGTTCCAGCTGGAGCGTTTGCAGGCGATGCGCGACGCCGCTGCCCGGCTGATGGGCCGCGACCGGCTGGGCCGCGACTTCTTCGGGCGCGGGGAGGAAGAGACCGTCGCCCGGATCAAGACCGTCACCTATACCGCCAACCTCCTGGATCTGATGCAAGCCTATGCCCGCATCCGCACCAAGGAGGATTTCCGCCCCTTCGTGATGGACCGCGACTCGGTTTTCACCATGGAGGAAGCGCTGGACCGGATGCGCCACCTGCTGGGCTTTACCGGCGATTGGACCGACCTGATCAGCTATCTGCCGGACGGCTGGCACAGCGATCCGGTCAAGCGGCGGTCGGCCACCGCGGCGACCTTTGCCGCGTCGCTGCAACTGGTCAAGGAAGGCAAGGCAGAGCTGCGCCAGAGCGAAACATTTGCGCCGATCCAGCTGCGCAGCCTGAACGAGGATAGCTGA
- a CDS encoding HesB/IscA family protein, with protein sequence MNLPPKVTDRAFARLAEIGAADQGQALRVAVEGGGCSGFQYEIALDEAKPDDLVLEGQGEKVVVDAVSLPFLENAVIDFTEELIGARFTIENPNATSSCGCGTSFSM encoded by the coding sequence ATGAACCTGCCCCCGAAAGTCACCGACCGCGCCTTTGCCCGGCTGGCCGAGATCGGCGCCGCGGATCAGGGCCAGGCGCTGCGAGTCGCGGTCGAAGGCGGCGGCTGCTCCGGTTTCCAGTATGAGATCGCCCTGGACGAGGCGAAACCCGATGATCTGGTCCTTGAGGGACAGGGTGAAAAAGTGGTGGTCGACGCCGTGTCGCTGCCGTTCCTGGAAAACGCGGTGATTGATTTTACCGAAGAGCTGATCGGCGCGCGGTTCACCATCGAAAACCCCAACGCCACATCCAGCTGCGGCTGCGGCACCTCGTTCTCAATGTGA
- a CDS encoding deoxyguanosinetriphosphate triphosphohydrolase: protein MHAPYATMPDRSRGRQVPEEESSFRSPFQRDRDRIIHASAFRRLKHKTQVFVEHEGDNYRTRLTHSIEVGQVGRTIAGALGLNQELTEAVALAHDLGHTPFGHTGEDALHALMEPYGGFDHNAQAIRIVTRLERHYAEFDGLNLTWETLEAIAKHNGPVVGELPWALAEYNAEVDLELHTHASAEAQVAALSDDIAYNNHDLHDALRAELFTDDDLARLPLLDKAYGQVDTLYPGLDPNRRRHEALRRFFGVMVSDVIDTARLLLAESGVQSVEEVRALGHPVVKFSDPLWRDLKEIRAFLFTRMYRAPSVMEKRAKVAKVVEALFPYFLDNPLDMPERWQADIAAAGDRTALARIVSDYIAGMTDRFALQQHERLIGVKVEV, encoded by the coding sequence ATGCATGCGCCTTATGCCACGATGCCGGACCGCAGCCGCGGGCGGCAGGTTCCGGAGGAGGAAAGCTCCTTCCGCTCGCCCTTTCAGCGCGACCGCGACCGGATCATCCACGCCAGCGCCTTCCGCAGGCTCAAGCACAAGACGCAGGTGTTTGTCGAGCATGAGGGCGACAACTACCGCACCCGCCTGACGCATTCGATCGAGGTGGGGCAGGTGGGCCGCACCATTGCCGGCGCGCTGGGGCTGAACCAGGAGCTGACCGAGGCGGTGGCGCTGGCGCACGACCTGGGCCACACGCCGTTCGGCCACACCGGCGAGGACGCGCTGCATGCGCTGATGGAACCCTATGGCGGCTTTGACCACAACGCCCAGGCGATCCGCATCGTGACCCGGCTCGAACGGCACTACGCCGAGTTCGACGGCTTGAACCTCACCTGGGAAACCCTTGAGGCGATTGCCAAACACAATGGCCCGGTGGTGGGCGAACTGCCCTGGGCGCTGGCCGAATACAACGCCGAGGTCGATCTGGAACTGCACACCCACGCCAGCGCCGAGGCGCAGGTGGCAGCGCTGTCCGATGACATCGCCTATAACAATCATGATCTGCACGATGCGCTGCGGGCGGAGCTGTTCACCGACGATGACCTGGCCCGGCTGCCGCTGCTGGACAAGGCTTACGGGCAGGTCGACACGCTCTATCCCGGCCTTGACCCGAACCGCCGCCGCCACGAGGCGCTGCGCCGGTTCTTCGGAGTGATGGTGAGCGATGTGATCGACACCGCCCGGCTGCTGCTCGCGGAAAGCGGCGTGCAAAGCGTCGAGGAGGTCCGCGCGCTGGGGCATCCGGTGGTGAAATTCTCCGATCCCCTCTGGCGCGACCTGAAAGAGATCCGGGCCTTTCTGTTCACCCGCATGTACCGGGCGCCCTCGGTGATGGAGAAGCGCGCCAAGGTGGCCAAGGTGGTGGAGGCGCTGTTTCCCTACTTCCTGGACAATCCGCTGGACATGCCGGAGCGCTGGCAGGCCGACATTGCCGCAGCCGGAGACCGCACAGCGCTGGCGCGGATCGTGTCCGACTACATCGCCGGCATGACCGACCGCTTTGCCCTGCAACAGCATGAGCGGCTGATCGGGGTGAAGGTCGAGGTCTGA
- the nagZ gene encoding beta-N-acetylhexosaminidase, protein MTFGATILDADGLRLSADEKAFFRDADPFGFILFARNIESADQVRALCGDFREAVGRDCPITIDQEGGRVQRLREPLGRNWLPPLEHVVRAGAGAERAMYLRYRLIAHELHGLGIDSNCAPIADVACADTHEFLKNRCYGEDTRSVAAIGCAVAQGHLDGGVLPVLKHIPGHGRATADSHLDLPHVASDPETLEQSDFAAFKALNDLPLGMTAHLVYDAYDSRPATTSPVMMQLIREQIGFDGLIMTDDISMKALKGALTGITRDSLAAGCDVVLLCNAPLADRIAVAEAAGSMTAAAQTRADRALAARKPPADLDIQAAEDELAALMGGQVYG, encoded by the coding sequence ATGACTTTTGGAGCCACCATCCTCGACGCCGACGGCCTGCGCCTGAGCGCAGATGAAAAGGCGTTCTTCCGCGACGCCGATCCCTTCGGCTTCATCCTGTTTGCCCGCAACATCGAAAGCGCCGATCAGGTCCGCGCCCTGTGCGGCGATTTCCGCGAGGCGGTGGGCCGGGACTGTCCCATAACCATCGACCAGGAGGGCGGCCGGGTGCAGCGTCTGCGCGAGCCGCTGGGGCGCAACTGGCTGCCGCCGCTGGAGCATGTCGTGCGGGCGGGCGCCGGCGCCGAACGCGCCATGTACCTGCGCTATCGGCTGATCGCGCATGAGTTGCACGGCCTCGGCATCGACAGCAATTGCGCCCCGATTGCCGACGTGGCCTGCGCGGACACCCACGAGTTCCTGAAGAACCGCTGTTACGGCGAAGACACCCGGTCGGTTGCCGCCATCGGCTGCGCGGTGGCGCAGGGCCATCTGGACGGCGGCGTGCTGCCGGTGCTGAAACACATCCCCGGCCACGGCCGCGCCACCGCCGACAGCCATCTGGACCTGCCGCATGTGGCCAGCGATCCGGAGACACTGGAGCAAAGCGATTTTGCCGCCTTCAAAGCGCTGAATGACCTGCCGCTGGGGATGACCGCGCATCTGGTCTATGACGCCTATGACAGCCGCCCGGCCACCACCTCGCCGGTGATGATGCAGCTGATCCGCGAGCAGATCGGCTTCGACGGGCTGATCATGACCGACGACATCTCCATGAAGGCGCTCAAGGGCGCGCTGACCGGCATCACCCGGGACTCCCTTGCCGCGGGCTGCGACGTGGTCCTGCTGTGCAATGCGCCGCTGGCGGACCGGATCGCCGTCGCAGAGGCCGCAGGAAGTATGACAGCGGCAGCGCAAACCCGCGCAGACCGTGCGCTGGCAGCCCGCAAACCCCCTGCGGATCTTGACATTCAGGCCGCCGAAGACGAACTTGCCGCCCTCATGGGCGGGCAGGTGTATGGCTGA